TGAACTTCACCAGCACTCTAATCCTTTGAAGTACCCTGTTTCTTTTCCGACACGGAGGGACCCTCTTCTTCGAAAGTCTCACGAATCAGGAATTTCTCATCGTTGACATGGTGATGTCGAACCCAAAAGATGATGGTCTGGACGAAGAGAGCAATTCCAGGAGCAGCCCAGGCCCACTGTGAAGACTATGTTAGCAAGTGACCAGAGTAAGGACAGTTATACTTACAATAAGATTGGGATCTTTGATGGAAGGAATCAAGATCTGAGCCAATGCCGAAGACAGAGCCTGCATAGCCAAGTTGATCGCGACAACAGTAGACTTCATACCCTCAGGCGCCCTTGCATATGCCATCTCGTATGCCGTGACTGCGGTAAAGAGCTCACCGATAGCCCCCAGCATAACAGTAGGCAGCTGCCACCAGATAGAAACGGGGGACACACTGTCGCATGTTGAAGCCTGGTATCCGCAAGGTGAGGTTCCATAGACCCTCCACTGGATAACTGCACCGACGATGCTTCCGATGATGGCGGAGATGTAACCGACAGTCATACGACTAATGGGGCCAAACTTGATGTGGTATCTGTTCAAGAGAGGGTAAAGAACAAACGACATGATGGGCGCGAAGACCATCAGTGTGAGTGGATTGAAGTTGTGAATCAGATCGTTGGGTGCACCTTTGGTAGTCATCGACGCTCCTTGGTTAGACAATACGGTACCAACACCGCCGTTATTGAGGTAGAATAATGGCTGATAGAGGAAGATCTGGCACGCGGAGAGGGTTCTGCGAGCATGCTCTACTGCCTGACTATCCCAAGAAACTGTCTTGCCCTTCGCAGCAAGGACCGATGGTTTGACTGACTCGAAGAAGTTCTTGGCCCAGACCCTGcctttgttctctttgatAGCTAGCCCGACAATCTTGAAAAAGTTGTTAAGGTCAGATCCCTGAGGCGGTGCGCGTTTGAGAGTCTTGTATCGCCACATGAGCAGCACTGGCAAGAGGATGTAGATGATGCCTGGGAGCAGAAAAGCAAGCCAAAAGCCGACATACTTCTCGATGTAAGTTGTAGCAATCATGAAGAAAGCACCAACGTTGATGCACATGTAGAAGATCAACATGATCCTCTGAATAG
Above is a window of Fusarium oxysporum Fo47 chromosome XII, complete sequence DNA encoding:
- a CDS encoding POT family-domain-containing protein → MNWLLLTKPLQNHHKQDVKPVRFSVSSIRQDPKAQVTYFARATSISYNMATSVEAAQDKSLALDPEANAVSLSDSTSDRLPPTTEEKQKLRKIAGRIPWVSYLLCIVELAERASFYGCKTVFNNFLQFPLPKGGNGAGAVAKNDPNGHAGALNRGLQFASAMVLLFNFLAYVIPIFGAWLGDTKTGRFRAIMYGVIIGGVAHVIMVGGAAPAVLKAGNGLAPFMVSFFLLAIGAGLFKPNVVPLIVDQYTDQTEYVKTLKSGERVIVDPETTIQRIMLIFYMCINVGAFFMIATTYIEKYVGFWLAFLLPGIIYILLPVLLMWRYKTLKRAPPQGSDLNNFFKIVGLAIKENKGRVWAKNFFESVKPSVLAAKGKTVSWDSQAVEHARRTLSACQIFLYQPLFYLNNGGVGTVLSNQGASMTTKGAPNDLIHNFNPLTLMVFAPIMSFVLYPLLNRYHIKFGPISRMTVGYISAIIGSIVGAVIQWRVYGTSPCGYQASTCDSVSPVSIWWQLPTVMLGAIGELFTAVTAYEMAYARAPEGMKSTVVAINLAMQALSSALAQILIPSIKDPNLIWAWAAPGIALFVQTIIFWVRHHHVNDEKFLIRETFEEEGPSVSEKKQGTSKD